ACGCGCCGGCCAGCCGGATCCGGTCGACGGTCTCGATGCCGAACGCGTCCATCAAGAGGCGGCACCCGGCGTACAGGGCTCCCTTCGCGAGCTGGATCTGCCGCACGTCGTTCTGCGTGATCACGAGACGCGGGGCTCCCGGCACATCGTGCAGCACGTAGGAGAACGTCCGCCCGTCGGCCTCGATGCGTTCGCTCCGATCGGCGAGGGAACCGTCGATCGCGCCGTCGGTGGTGACCACGCCCGCGAGGAAGAGCTCCGCGATCGCCTCGATGATGCCGCTGCCGGCGACCCCGGTCACGGTGGTCGCGTCGAACCCCGCCTCGTCGCTCCACCGATCGTCGCCGATCACCCGGAACCGCGGCTCCAGGGTCTCGCGATCGATGCGGACGCGCTCGATCGCCCCCGGCGCCGCGCGCTGCCCGCAGGAGATCTGCGCGCCCTCGAACGCCGGACCGGTCGGGCTCGACGCGGCGAGCAGCCGGTCGCGGTCGCCGAGCACGATCTCCGCGTTCGTGCCGACGTCGACGATGAGGTTCACCACGGCCTGGTCGTGCGGCGCCTCGGAGAGGATCACGCCGGCGGTATCGGCGCCCACGTGTCCGGCGATGCACGGCAGCACGTACACGCGCGCTCCGGCGTTCGTCGTCGTGAGATCGAGCTCGAGTGCACCACGATGCACGGCCTCGTCGGTGACGAGGGCGAACGGCGCGCCCCCCAACTCGGTCGGATCCAGACCGAGGAACAGGTGGTGCATGATCGGGTTGCCGACGACCGTGAGCTCGAGCACGTCGATCACGTCGGCCCCTGCCTGCGCGCACAGGTCGGCGATCATGCCGTCGACGCAGGCTCGGATCGCGGCGGTCAGCTCAGACTCGGACCCCGGATGCATCATCACGTAGCTCACGCGGCTCATCAGGTCCTCGCCGAACCGGATCTGCGGATTCATCGACCCGGCGCTCGCGAGCACCTGCCCCGTGTGCAGGTCGCACAGGTGCCCGGCCACCGTGGTCGAGCCCACGTCGAACGCCACCCCGAGTGCCACGTCGTGAAACCCCGGCCACATCGCGGTGATCGTCGTCCCGTCGTGAACGGCCACCGTGACCTTCCAATCGCCGGACCGCAGGAGGCGTTGCAGCGATGTGAGCACATGCGGGTCGCAGGCGAGGTCCGCGAGCCCCCAGTCGCGCTCGAGCGCGCCCATCAGGCGTTGCAGGTCGCCGCTCGGGTCCGCGAGATCGGGCTCACGCACCTCGACGTAGTGCAGCCGAACGACCGGATCGACCTCGATCGGGTGCGCATCGGCCTCCTTGCGCACGACCTGACGATGCAGCTGGCTCTCGGGCGGCACATCGACGACGAGATCGTCGCTCACGCGCGCATGGCACCCGAGGCGCCGGTCGGCGGCGAGGCCGGATCGTTCCCGATAGCGCGCCTCGGGTTCACTGAACGGGGTCAGGTGGTCGGCGCGCGACGTGATGCCGTGCTTGGCGAACTCGCCCTCGGCGACGACGACCTGGCATCGCCCGCAGATACCACGGCCACCGCAGACGGAGTCGAGGTCGACCCCGAGCGAGCGGGCGGCATCGAGCAGGTTCGTCCCGTCGGCGATGCGGCCCCGCTTCCCCGAGGGCGTGAAGACGACGAGCGAGCCCTCGGCCTCGGTCACGACGGCGGAGACACCTCCGGCGGCTCTCCCTGGGGTACGGTCCGGCGCCCGGCACGGCCCCCCCGGCGTCGTCCGCCGGCCGAGCCCGCCTCGCTGCGGCCTTCACCGTAGCGTCTGATCCAGGCCGCGGCGTGCGCGTCGGCGCCCATCAGCACGTCGGCCGCCATCACAGCCTGGCGCACCTCTTCGTGCAGCGGCGACGTGATCGCGCTCGTCATGCCGTTCGCGATCGCCATCGCGAGGAACGCGCCGTTCAGCCCGTTGCGGTTCGGCAGGCCGAAGGAGACGTTCGAGGCGCCGCACGTCGTGTTCACGCCGAGCTCGTCGTGCAGCCGCCGCACGAGCGCGAACACCTGCCGCCCGGCGGTGCCCATCGCCCCCACCGGCATCACGAGCGGATCGACCACGATGTCGTGGGCGGGGATGCCGTGATCGGCGGCCGCGCGCACGATCTTCTCGGCGACGGCGAACCGCACGTCGGGGTCCTCGCTGATGCCGGTCTCGTCGTTCGTGATCGCGACGACCGCCGCGCCGTGCCTGGCGACGAGCGGCAGCACCGAGTCGATACGGTCGTCCTCCCCGGTGACCGAGTTCACCAGCGGCTTGCCCTCGTAGGCCGCCAGGCCGGCCTCGAGCGCGCCCACGATCGACGAGTCGATCGAGAGCGGCACGTCGGTGAGCGACTGCACGAGCCTCACGGTCTCCGCGAGGATCGCCGGCTCGTCGGCGAGCGGGATGCCCGCGTTGACGTCGAGCATGTGGGCCCCGGCGGCCACCTGCGCCTGGGCGTCGGCGATCACGGTCGTGAAGTCCCCCGCCGTCATCTCCTCGGCGAGCTTCTTCCGGCCTGTCGGGTTGATGCGCTCCCCGATGATCACGAACGGCCGGCCGATGCCGATCACGACCTCGCGGGACGCGGAGCTGACGACGGTCTCGGCCACCGCTATCCGTCCTCGCCCGACGGACGCACGACATCGCCGGCGCCGCTCACGTCGGCCCCGCCCTGCACACCGCCGGCCCGGATCGTGGCCCTCAGCGCGTCCTCATCCCACTCGGAGAGGATCTTCACGGTCTCGGTGTCGACCTCGTGCTGGAGATCGTCGCCGCACTCCCGCGTGTCCATGCGCATCTGCTCCGTGTAGTCGTCGGAACCGATCAGTCCTGCCACCATCGCCGCGGCGTCGACGGCTTCCTGGAAGCGGTCGGGCAGCAGCGCCCGGGCGCTCTCGCCGCCCTCGCCGCGAGCGAGGACCTGCATCGGAATATCGCGCCACCGGATCACCGTCAGCTCTGCCACGCATGCCCCTTCCTGATCATGTCGGGCCTCGTGGACCTCGGGCTAGGACGCCGTCGCGGCCGCGCGCTTGGCCATCACGAGCGCCTGCGCGGTCTCGGCCGCCACCGCCGCGTCGCGGCAGTAGGCATCGGCGCCCACGGCCTTGCCGAACTCCTCGTTCAGCGGCGCGCCGCCGACGAGCACGATGTACTTCTCCCGCAGGCCCTTCGCCTCGAGCTCGTCGATCACGACCTTCATGTAGGGCATCGTGGTGGTGAGCAGCGCGCTCATGCCCAGGATGTCGGGCTCGTGTTCCTCGAGCGCCGCGAGGTAGCCCTCGACCGGGTTGTTGATGCCGAGGTCGATCACGTCGAACCCGGCGCCCTCGAGCATCATCGCGACGAGGTTCTTGCCGATGTCATGGATGTCGCCCTTCACGGTGCCGATCACCACGGTGCCCATGCGCTCGGCGCCGGTCTCGGCCAGCAGCGGCCGCAGCACCTCCATTCCGGCCTTCATCGCGTTGGCGGCCAGCAGGACCTCGGGCACGAACAGGATGCCGTCGCGGAAGTCGATGCCCACGATGCGCATGCCTTCAACCAGCGCGTCGTTCAGGACCTTGTCGGCCGGCCATCCACGTTGCAGCAGGATGTTCGTGCCCTCGAAGATCTCCTCCGCCAACCCGTCGTAGAGGTCGTCGTGCATCTGCTTGACGAGCTCGTCGTCGGGAAGTCTCGAGAGATCGAGCTCCTCCTCGTCGGTCATGTCGCCTCCCTCACCGCGCTCTCACACCTTCTGCCGTTCGCCTTTGGGATCCCAGAGCGGCTCGTTCGTCACCGTCGCCGCGAGCCGATCGCCGAAGTACTCCACCTCCATCGGTGTGCCCTCGACCGCCAGCTCCGCCGGCAGGTAGCCGTAGACGATGCCGCGCCCGATCGAGTACCCGTAGTTCGCGCTGGTCACGTACGACACGACGCGGCCGTCGTGCCACAGCGGCTCCTTGCCCATCACCACCGCGCGATCGTCGTCGAGCGTCAGGCAGCTGAGTCGCTGCGCAGGGCCGCCGGCGTCGCGGATCGCCTCGAGCGCCGCCTTCCCCGTGAAGTCCTTGTCCCATCGCACCGCGAAACCGAGCCCTGCCGCCAGCGGGTCGTGCTCGGCGTCGATGTCCTGCGCCCAGAGCCGGTAGCCCTTCTCCAGCCGGAGCGAGTCGAAAGCGCCGGCGCCGGCCGCGACCAGCCCGTGCTCGCGCCCCGCCTCCCAGAGCACGTCCCAAGCCCGCTGCCCCATCGCGATCTGGCCGTAGAGCTCCCAGCCGAGCTCGCCCGCGTAGCTGATGCGCTGGGCCCACACGGGCGTGACCTCGCCGATGCTCAGGTAGCGCGCCGTCAGGTACGGGAACGCTCCGTTCGACACGTCGACGTCCGTCACCGCCTGCAGCACGTCGCGGGCCCTCGGCCCCCACAGGCCGAGCGCGAACAACGACCCGGTACGGACCGTGATGTGCACGCGTTCCTCCTCGCGGATCTGCGATCGCAGGAAGGCCTCGTCGTGATGACCCGACCCGCCGCCCGTCACGACGCGGAACCGGCCCGCTCCCTTGCGGGTGACGGTCAGGTCGAGCCTGATGCCGCCCCGCTCGGTGAGGGCCGCGGTGTAGACGACCGATCCCACCGGCTGGTCGATGCGGTTCGCGAACACCCGCTCGAGGTAGTCGAGCGCATCCGGACCGGTCACGTCGAATTTCGCGAAGGGCGTGATATCGAACAGGGCCACCCCGTGCCGGGTGGCGAGGTGCTCGGCGCCGACCTCGGCAGACCATCCGCGCGCCGCCCAGCCCGTGCGTCGCGCCCACTCGTGCGTGGCGCCACCCACCAGCTCTCGGTTCGCCGCGAACCACTGGGGCCGTTCCCACCCCGCACCCTGGAAGAACTCGGCGCCGAGCGTCCGCTGACGCTCGAAGAACGGGCTCAGCTTGAGTCCGCGCGGCTTCGACGGCTGCTGCAGCGGATGGATGATGTCGTAGACCTCGCGGTACTGTTGCTTCCCGCGTTCGACCACGTACGGCGCCGACGTCTGGAACGGGTAGAACCGGTTCGCGTCGGCCTCCGCCAGGTCGTAGCTGGGCGAGCCCTCGACCATCCACTCGACCGCTTGGCGGGCCATGCCGCCGGCGTGCGTCACCCACACCGCTTCGCAGACCCAGAAGCCTCGCACCTCGGCGCTCTCGCCCACGATCGAGCCGGCGTCGGGCGTGAACGAGAACATGCCGTTCAGCGTGCGAGCCGGGTCGCTCGGACGCATGTACCCGGCGAGCGCGGGGAACATCCTCGCGGCCTCCGTCTCGCACAAGTCGAAGTCGTCGGGGGTGAACGGCATCAGCGACGGCGGCATCGAGAGACCGGGTCGACGGATGTCGCGTTGCGGCGTGACGATCGGCTCGTGGCGGTAGTTCCCGACGCCGTAGTGATCATCGCGCTGGCGGAAGTACAGCGACATGTCTTGGTGGCGGACCACCGGCTGCCGCGCCCAGGTGTCGCCGTCCATGCCGGCCAGCTCGGGGATCGGATCGGTCCACACGAGCTGGTGCTGCACCGCCACGAGCGGGATCGGCACGCCCGCGAGCGCGCCGACCGACGGTCCCCAGATGCCGGCGCAGAGCAGCACACGCTCGCACTCCACCGTGCCGCGATCGGTCTGCACCCCGCACACCCGACCCTCGCGGATGTCGAACCCGGTGACGGTGACCTCGCCCTCGAACCCGACACCGGCGGCCTGTGCCTTCCGCGCGAGCGCCTCGACGATCTTCACGCCCCTGCCCGCGCCGTCGCTCGGCACCCAGTACGCGCCGAGGATCGACGACGGGTCGAGGAGCGGCGAACGCTCGGCGGCTTCGGCGGGGCTCAGCAGCTCGGTCCCTTCGAGACCGAAGGAACGCGCGAACCCCTGACGACGCTTCAGCTCCTGCATGCGCTCGACGGTCGTGGCGACCTCGAGGCCCCCCACGCCGTACCAGACGCGTTCGCCGTCGAGGTCGAGGGAGTCGTACAGGGCGACCGAGTCCCGCGCGATCCTGCACATCGCGCGGGACCCGTTCGTCTGGAAGATGATGCCCGGCGCGTGGCTCGTCGACCCGCCCGTCTCGAACAAGGGTCCTTGCTCGAGCACGAGCACGTCGTTGACACCGAGTTCGGTCAGGTGATAGGCGGCGGAGACGCCGACGATGCCGGCGCCGATGATGACGGTCTGCGCGCGATCCCGCATGCCTCGCAACTCCCGCTCCGGGCGACCGCGCCATGGTCCCACGGCCGAGTGCGTGGGCAACACCAGGGTCGCGCGATGCGCAACCGCCCCGGACTGGCCCGGATCACCGCTCCGAGGTGGGCGAGGCTTCCTCGATGTGATCGGGCGTGTGGTGCACGGCGGGAACCGATCCGAGCCGGCCCGCCTGGAAGTCCTCGAACGCGGTGAGGAGTTCGTCACGAGTGTTCATCACGAAGGGTCCGTACCATGCGACGGGTTCACGGATCGGACGACCGCCGAGCACGAGCACCTCGAGCTCTGGCGCTCGAGAAGCCTGCTTCGCCGAGGCCGCGACGCGCAGGCCGTCGCCGGCGCCGAACACCGCGAGCTGCCCCATCTCGATCGGCCTCGCCTCGGCACCGACCGACCCCGACCCCGCCAGCACGTAGGCGAGTGCGTTGTACGACGGATCCCACGGCAGATCGAGCGTCGCGCCCGGCGAGAGCGTCGCGTGCAACAACGTGATCGGCGTGTAGGTGTCGCCGGGACCCGGATGCCCGGCGAGCGATCCCGCGATCACGCGCACGAGTGCCCCGCCGTCCGTCGACGCGAGCAGGCCGACCTCGGCCGCCCGAAGGTCCTGGTAACGCGGGGGCGCCCACTTCTCGGCTTTCGGCAGGTTCACCCACAGCTGGATGCCGTGGAACAGGCCTCCGCTCACGACCAGCCGTTCCGGCGGCTTCTCGATGTGCAGGATGCCGGCCCCGGCCGTCATCCACTGTGTGTCGCCGTTCGTGATCGTGCCGCCGCCGCCGTTCGAGTCCTCGTGCTCGAAGGTGCCGTCGATGATGTAGGTCACGGTCTCGAACCCGCGGTGCGGGTGCCAGGGCGTGCCCTTCGGCTCGCCGGGTGCGTACTCGACCTCCCCCATCTGATCCATGTGGATGAACGGGTCGAGGTCCGCGAGGTCGACACCCGCGAAGGCACGACGCACCGGGAATCCCTCGCCCTCGAACCCTGCTGGGGCGACGGTGACCGCCTTCACGGGTCGCTGCACGAGGGTGACGTCGAACGTCGGAACCCTGGCGAGGGTGGTGATGTCATCGACGGTGACTGCGGGCATGGACCCCTCCTCCGAAACGTCCTCACGACCGGAGAACGATACTTGCGTCCGCAACTATTCCCCGACGCGTCGAAGACGGAAGAGGACGGCCCCGTCGGGCCGCCCTCTTCATCGTTTGCCGGCCGTCAGGACGCGGCTGGCAGCCACCCCTGCACGGTGTCCTGGTTCGCGTCGATCCACGTCTGCGCGGCTTCGGCGGGATCCGTCCCCTCCTGGATCGCGAGGGCGACCTCGTTCTGATCCTCCTCGGTCCACTGGAAGTTCGAGAAGAACTCGAACGCCGCCGCGTCCTTGCTCTCGAGCTCGGCGCTGAACGCCTTGTAGAGCACGTCCTCCGCGTAGTCGCAGTCGTAGCCGACCGCGGCATCGGGATCCTCGGCCGCGATCGTCTCGCACTCCTCGTCGTACGCCGGGAGTTCGACCTCGACGAGGTCGTACTTCGCGTTCGCCCATTGCGGCGTCCACCAGTACATCAGGATGGGCTCCTGCGCGTTGTAGGCCTTGTCGAGCGCCGCGAGCGAGGCGGCCTCGGACCCGCTGTAGACCACCTCGAGATCCAGGCCGAGGCTGGAGATGATCGCCTCGTCGAAGATCGAGTAGGTCGTGTCCGCCCCGAGGAACCGGCCCTTGTCGCCGGTCTCTGCGGTCGCGAACGCGTCGGCGTTCTCCTTGAACCCTTCCCAGGTGCCGAAGTCCGGGTTCTCCTCGACGACGTAGGACGGCGTGAACCACCCGATGTTGCCGACGATGCCGAGCTCGCCGCCGTCGACGACCGTCCCTGCACCGTCGATGTAGTCCTTGCGGTCCTTCAGGTGCCCGGACGGCCACACCTCGAGGGTCGCGTCGACGTCGCCGTCGGCCATCGCCGGGAACTGACCCGACTCGTTGATCTCCTGCAGCTCGACCGTGCAGCCCATCTCGCTCTCCATGACGGTCTGCGCCACGGCGGCGTTCGCCTCGGCGCCAACCCACGGGTTGACCGCGATCGTGATCGTGTCGCTGCCGCACTGCGCAACCGATGCCGAATCGGTGCCGCCGCCTCCGCCGGTGTCGCCGCCGCCCTCTTCCACGTCGCTGCATGCGGCGAGGACGAGCGTGGCGACCGCGACCGCCGACACCCCCCACGCGAACCTGTGCTTCCTCATCCGTTCTCCTCTCCCTGGTCTCCCTGGTCGTCTTCGACCGTCTTCGTGATCGCCCGCACCCGGAACCACCAGCCGAGCCCCATCCCCACGGGACCCCGCATCGATTTCGGTGCCGACCCCATCGCTTGAGTTATACGGTCGAGAACGATGGCGAGGAGCAGGATGCAGACGCCTGCGACCACACCTCGCCCGATCTGCTGCTTCCCGAGCGCGAACACGACCTCCTGTCCCAGCCCCGCCGCGCCGATCAACCCGGCGATGATCACGACCGACAAGGCCATCATGATCGTCTGGTTCACGCCGAGCAGGATCGTGGGCCTGGCGAGGGGTAGCTGCACCTTGCGCAGCAACTGATTCTGCGTGCAGCCGAACGACCGCCCGGCCTCCACGATCTCGTTCGGCACCTGGCGGATGCCGAGGTTCGTCAGCCGGATGCCCACGGGCAACGCATAGATGACCGATGCGATGATCGCCGGCACCCGACCGGGCTCGACGAGGAACAGGACGGGCACGAGATAGACGAAGGCGGGCATGGTCTGCATCGCATCGAGGATCGGCTTCGAGATCTGCTCGAACCGATCGTTGCGGGCCGCGAGGATGCCGAGCGGGATCGCGAACAACAAGGTGATGGCCACCGCGACCAACACCTGCGCGAGGGTGCCCATCGACAGATCCCACATGCCGAGGAACCCGAGGGCGGCGATGCACGCGAACGATCCGATCGCCAGTCGCCACCCCGAAACGCGCCAGCCGATCAACGCGAAGGCGCCGGCCATCATCCACCACGGCACCCCCACGAACAGCGACTGGATCGGGTCGAGCAGGTACACGAGGATGAAGTCGGCGATGGCACTCGTGATGTCGCCGAGGTTGGTCTGCGACCACTCCACAATCGCGTTCGCCGGCGTGGCCACCGAGAACTCCCACTCCTCGAGGAACGACTGCTGTCGCAGCACTTCT
This genomic interval from Actinomycetota bacterium contains the following:
- a CDS encoding ASKHA domain-containing protein, with product MTEAEGSLVVFTPSGKRGRIADGTNLLDAARSLGVDLDSVCGGRGICGRCQVVVAEGEFAKHGITSRADHLTPFSEPEARYRERSGLAADRRLGCHARVSDDLVVDVPPESQLHRQVVRKEADAHPIEVDPVVRLHYVEVREPDLADPSGDLQRLMGALERDWGLADLACDPHVLTSLQRLLRSGDWKVTVAVHDGTTITAMWPGFHDVALGVAFDVGSTTVAGHLCDLHTGQVLASAGSMNPQIRFGEDLMSRVSYVMMHPGSESELTAAIRACVDGMIADLCAQAGADVIDVLELTVVGNPIMHHLFLGLDPTELGGAPFALVTDEAVHRGALELDLTTTNAGARVYVLPCIAGHVGADTAGVILSEAPHDQAVVNLIVDVGTNAEIVLGDRDRLLAASSPTGPAFEGAQISCGQRAAPGAIERVRIDRETLEPRFRVIGDDRWSDEAGFDATTVTGVAGSGIIEAIAELFLAGVVTTDGAIDGSLADRSERIEADGRTFSYVLHDVPGAPRLVITQNDVRQIQLAKGALYAGCRLLMDAFGIETVDRIRLAGAFGAHIDPVHAMVLGLVPDCDPEHVTSAGNAAGTGARIALLNRASREEIEAVVRRVEKLETAVEPRFQEHFVGAMGIPHATDPFPRLGAVVDLPPRRIVSPGDRPRRRGRTSEPERSST
- a CDS encoding dihydropteroate synthase, with translation MAETVVSSASREVVIGIGRPFVIIGERINPTGRKKLAEEMTAGDFTTVIADAQAQVAAGAHMLDVNAGIPLADEPAILAETVRLVQSLTDVPLSIDSSIVGALEAGLAAYEGKPLVNSVTGEDDRIDSVLPLVARHGAAVVAITNDETGISEDPDVRFAVAEKIVRAAADHGIPAHDIVVDPLVMPVGAMGTAGRQVFALVRRLHDELGVNTTCGASNVSFGLPNRNGLNGAFLAMAIANGMTSAITSPLHEEVRQAVMAADVLMGADAHAAAWIRRYGEGRSEAGSAGGRRRGGRAGRRTVPQGEPPEVSPPS
- a CDS encoding virulence factor, which codes for MAELTVIRWRDIPMQVLARGEGGESARALLPDRFQEAVDAAAMVAGLIGSDDYTEQMRMDTRECGDDLQHEVDTETVKILSEWDEDALRATIRAGGVQGGADVSGAGDVVRPSGEDG
- a CDS encoding B12-binding domain-containing protein, giving the protein MTDEEELDLSRLPDDELVKQMHDDLYDGLAEEIFEGTNILLQRGWPADKVLNDALVEGMRIVGIDFRDGILFVPEVLLAANAMKAGMEVLRPLLAETGAERMGTVVIGTVKGDIHDIGKNLVAMMLEGAGFDVIDLGINNPVEGYLAALEEHEPDILGMSALLTTTMPYMKVVIDELEAKGLREKYIVLVGGAPLNEEFGKAVGADAYCRDAAVAAETAQALVMAKRAAATAS
- a CDS encoding FAD-dependent oxidoreductase; its protein translation is MRDRAQTVIIGAGIVGVSAAYHLTELGVNDVLVLEQGPLFETGGSTSHAPGIIFQTNGSRAMCRIARDSVALYDSLDLDGERVWYGVGGLEVATTVERMQELKRRQGFARSFGLEGTELLSPAEAAERSPLLDPSSILGAYWVPSDGAGRGVKIVEALARKAQAAGVGFEGEVTVTGFDIREGRVCGVQTDRGTVECERVLLCAGIWGPSVGALAGVPIPLVAVQHQLVWTDPIPELAGMDGDTWARQPVVRHQDMSLYFRQRDDHYGVGNYRHEPIVTPQRDIRRPGLSMPPSLMPFTPDDFDLCETEAARMFPALAGYMRPSDPARTLNGMFSFTPDAGSIVGESAEVRGFWVCEAVWVTHAGGMARQAVEWMVEGSPSYDLAEADANRFYPFQTSAPYVVERGKQQYREVYDIIHPLQQPSKPRGLKLSPFFERQRTLGAEFFQGAGWERPQWFAANRELVGGATHEWARRTGWAARGWSAEVGAEHLATRHGVALFDITPFAKFDVTGPDALDYLERVFANRIDQPVGSVVYTAALTERGGIRLDLTVTRKGAGRFRVVTGGGSGHHDEAFLRSQIREEERVHITVRTGSLFALGLWGPRARDVLQAVTDVDVSNGAFPYLTARYLSIGEVTPVWAQRISYAGELGWELYGQIAMGQRAWDVLWEAGREHGLVAAGAGAFDSLRLEKGYRLWAQDIDAEHDPLAAGLGFAVRWDKDFTGKAALEAIRDAGGPAQRLSCLTLDDDRAVVMGKEPLWHDGRVVSYVTSANYGYSIGRGIVYGYLPAELAVEGTPMEVEYFGDRLAATVTNEPLWDPKGERQKV
- a CDS encoding pirin family protein; translated protein: MPAVTVDDITTLARVPTFDVTLVQRPVKAVTVAPAGFEGEGFPVRRAFAGVDLADLDPFIHMDQMGEVEYAPGEPKGTPWHPHRGFETVTYIIDGTFEHEDSNGGGGTITNGDTQWMTAGAGILHIEKPPERLVVSGGLFHGIQLWVNLPKAEKWAPPRYQDLRAAEVGLLASTDGGALVRVIAGSLAGHPGPGDTYTPITLLHATLSPGATLDLPWDPSYNALAYVLAGSGSVGAEARPIEMGQLAVFGAGDGLRVAASAKQASRAPELEVLVLGGRPIREPVAWYGPFVMNTRDELLTAFEDFQAGRLGSVPAVHHTPDHIEEASPTSER
- a CDS encoding ABC transporter substrate-binding protein, which codes for MRKHRFAWGVSAVAVATLVLAACSDVEEGGGDTGGGGGTDSASVAQCGSDTITIAVNPWVGAEANAAVAQTVMESEMGCTVELQEINESGQFPAMADGDVDATLEVWPSGHLKDRKDYIDGAGTVVDGGELGIVGNIGWFTPSYVVEENPDFGTWEGFKENADAFATAETGDKGRFLGADTTYSIFDEAIISSLGLDLEVVYSGSEAASLAALDKAYNAQEPILMYWWTPQWANAKYDLVEVELPAYDEECETIAAEDPDAAVGYDCDYAEDVLYKAFSAELESKDAAAFEFFSNFQWTEEDQNEVALAIQEGTDPAEAAQTWIDANQDTVQGWLPAAS